The sequence TTCCGGATGATGCAATCAGCAGATACCTCAGGCCGTTCATTGAGGATGAGGTGATTATGATTGCGCCGGCATGACAGTGTGTACATTCGCCATATTCATGATGAGATAGAATTTCTTGAAGAAAATTTTCAAAATCTTACCTATGCGGAACTGACAAGCGACAAACGCGCTCAGCATATGATAACAAAAGCTCTGGAGATCATCGGCGAAGCATCCAAGAATCTCTCGGATGTAATAAAAAACGAGTACACCACAATCGAGTGGCGACTGATTGCAGGAATGCGGGACCGGCTTACCCACAGTTACGATGACGTGAGCTGGAAGACGGTATGGGATGTTCTGCAAAATGATATTCCTGCTCTTCGGTCAGGTATTGATCAGATTCTCGCAGAGAAAGGCTGGTAAATCTACTCCCCGTCCCACTCCAGATAAAACTCAGCGAGAAACTCCTCCATGAACTTATGTCGTCGCTCGGCAATTGCACGTCCCTCGGATGTGTTCATCCGGTCACGCAGAAGCAGAAGTTTTTCGTAAAAATGATTGATGGTGTGACGGCTGCCGTTTCGATACTCAGCAGCAGTTCCAACTGCTACTACTCCTTCGTCAGGGTTGTAGAGTTCGCGGCCTTTTGCCCCGCCGTACGCAAATGCCCGCGCAATACCAATTGCCCCGACAGCATCCAGCCGGTCGGCATCCTGCACAATCTGTCCTTCCAAGGACAGAGGTGTTTGATCAAAACCTCCTTTGAAACCAAGATGCAGAATGTCAAAGATGATACCGTCCCACTCTTCATTTGAAAGCGCCGCACGAACTCCGAGCTGATCGATGAGATCAAAAAGAGCGGCTGAGGCATCACCATCATAGAACTTTTCATCAAAAACATCATGCAGAAGAGCAGTCAGCTCCACTCTGATCCCATCTCCACCGGCAGAGTCGTTGATCCTTTTCGCAAGTTTCGCGACGCGGACGACATGCCACCAGTCATGGCCGGTTGCTTCGCCAAGTGAGCATGAGCGGACATGATCTGATACGGTCCGGAGAACGTCGGCATGATTCATTATTCTACAACTGGGAGTTACGCGGTGGTGAATGTTTTCATACTTGCGGGCAGTCACATCACCTCACAAAAATTTCCGCGTGCATCCTCTTATCACGTTCAAATGTTTTCAGCAGTTTGCACAAACTCCTTCGCACAGGAAACCCGTCCGAAAAGTTTGAGCATCCACTTCTCTTTCCATCCGTAGGTGAAGCTCCCACCGGACGCATTCGGGTGACCGCCGCCGTTGAATTTTTTTGCGATGAGGTGGCTTATCGGTTCAACACTTCTGAGAGAAAACTTTCCATTGTCAAAGACTAAAAGTTCCATGGTGCAGCCGAGCTCTTTTCGTGCGGCAGCGGCAGTTTCACTGGGGTAGCCGTAGGATGGCATTACGGCAATTGTATGTTTTCCGCGGAATATTTTTGCATGTTTGATGCTTTTTTTGATGCAGGCATTCTTGTCGCGTTCGATTCCTTCAAAGATCTTTTCAACGTCGCTGTCGATGATCACTCCTTCGACGAATTTGTTGCGGATGAGTTCGAGGTTTTCGCGTTTGGATGTCACCATGCCAAGAACTGCCGAGCGGGGGTCTTTGTGTTTCCAGAGGTCGTAGTCGCAGACAACTCTGGCGATTTCTTTGGCGGTGGAGTTATCTTTTGCGAGCGCTTCTGCTACGACTCCTGTTGCACAGCGGGTTGTGTCGATTTCGAGGGATACGACGAAAGGCCGGACACGGTTCATTTCCTCTTCGGTCCACTTGTGGTGGTCGTACCACTGAATTTTCCAGCCTGCAGCATGGGCTTTTTTGATAGTATCTTCGATGCCGTTCTGGTAGCCGAGGTCTGAGATGATTAAGGTGTCTTCTTTTCCGTTGCATCCTCCAACTTGTGAGACGAACCAGCCGAACCGGTTGACCGAGGAGAAGAGGGTGAGAATGTCGTTTCCGTAAACCATCCGGCAGACTGCGTCCGATCCTGCTGCGTCGAGATCGTTATGGGTGAGGTGGACGATTTGCGTGGTTCGCGCGACGATTTTTTCCTGAAGGGTCGGTTTTACTTTGGTGGATTTTTTTCGGAAGGAGAAGGGCATTGCATAGTATATTGGCTGTTTGACGAGATAAGATGAAAGGGATGGTGAATCATAACTCTTATATAATT comes from Methanorbis furvi and encodes:
- a CDS encoding phosphoesterase, with the protein product MPFSFRKKSTKVKPTLQEKIVARTTQIVHLTHNDLDAAGSDAVCRMVYGNDILTLFSSVNRFGWFVSQVGGCNGKEDTLIISDLGYQNGIEDTIKKAHAAGWKIQWYDHHKWTEEEMNRVRPFVVSLEIDTTRCATGVVAEALAKDNSTAKEIARVVCDYDLWKHKDPRSAVLGMVTSKRENLELIRNKFVEGVIIDSDVEKIFEGIERDKNACIKKSIKHAKIFRGKHTIAVMPSYGYPSETAAAARKELGCTMELLVFDNGKFSLRSVEPISHLIAKKFNGGGHPNASGGSFTYGWKEKWMLKLFGRVSCAKEFVQTAENI
- a CDS encoding DUF86 domain-containing protein, with the protein product MYIRHIHDEIEFLEENFQNLTYAELTSDKRAQHMITKALEIIGEASKNLSDVIKNEYTTIEWRLIAGMRDRLTHSYDDVSWKTVWDVLQNDIPALRSGIDQILAEKGW
- a CDS encoding HD domain-containing protein, whose product is MTARKYENIHHRVTPSCRIMNHADVLRTVSDHVRSCSLGEATGHDWWHVVRVAKLAKRINDSAGGDGIRVELTALLHDVFDEKFYDGDASAALFDLIDQLGVRAALSNEEWDGIIFDILHLGFKGGFDQTPLSLEGQIVQDADRLDAVGAIGIARAFAYGGAKGRELYNPDEGVVAVGTAAEYRNGSRHTINHFYEKLLLLRDRMNTSEGRAIAERRHKFMEEFLAEFYLEWDGE